The Paenibacillus dendritiformis region CCCCGATCCTGCAGCGGGATGAAGACCATCCGCCCTTGAAAGGCGTCTACCGGGAATTGATCCAAAGTCTTGCTATACTCGCCCAAATGCGCCGGCGCATCCATATGCGTACCGGTGTGCAGGTTCATCGTCACCTGCTCAAGCTTCCAGCCGTCGCGCGGCCCGACGCAGATATAGTCCATTTTGGGCGGCTCGAAATCCGGCAGCACCGGGCACAAATGGTATAGCTCCTGAGAGAGATCCACCATCCGGGTGATGTTAAGCATTCGCCTCACCTACCGTTCCATATGATCGTCCGGCTGCGCCGCCTTTACCGTCAAGCCGCCGTCTACCATCAGCAAATGACCATTGACCTGCATCGCTTCCTCGGATGCGAGGAAGACGACCGCATCGCCAATCTGGCGCGCGGTGCCAAGCCGCTTCATCGGGTTGGCCTGCTCTTCCTTCTCCCGCATGCCTGGAGCAGCCAGGAACTCCGTGCACATATCGGTATCGACCGTGCTCGGGCCGACCGCATTTACGTTGATATTGAATTTGCCGAGCTCGATCGCCATCCCCTTCGTGAGCATATGCGCAGCCGCCTTGGACGACTGGTAATGCGGAATGACCGGACTGGTCACCATCAGGCTGGCCGTCGACAGCACGTTGACGATTTTGCCGAAGCGGTTGTCGATCATATGCTTCGCTGCCCGCTGCGAGCACATAAAGATAGACTTGACGTTTGTATTATAAGTGCGATCCCATGTCTCTTCCGTCACTTGCATGAACGGCTCGAACGGGGCGATGCCCGCATTGTTCACCAGTACGTCGACAGGGCCCAGCTTCGCCTCGACTTCGTCGAACATGCGGTTCACTTCCTCCTTGCTGCCGACATCCGCCTGCACGACAATCGCCTTGCGCCCAAGCTGCTCCACCTGCTGCTGCACCTTGACCGCCTTGTCGTAAGAAGCCTCCGACATATAGTTGATTGCGATATCCGCTCCTTCCTCCGCCAGGCGGATGACGATAGCTTCGCCGATGCCGCGGCTGCCTCCTGTCACCAGTGCGATTCGTCCTGTTAAACGACCCATGTTGACACGTCCTTTCTCTTGTTCCCCATGTAAAATAAGTTCCTGTCCCTTCAGGCGGCCCGCAGCCGTTCAGCTTGCCGGCCGGTTGCTGCCATTCCTTACAGGCTCGGACCGATGCGGTTGATGCTGAACTCCGCGTGGCCAAGCACTTCGGCTGTCGTCAGCTTGCCGCTGCTGACCGCCCGGATCTCGTCCCAGATGCGCTTGCCCGCTTCCTGGAGTGAATACTCCCCTTCAAGCAGGCCGCTCACATCAACATCCATATTGTCGGCCATCCGCTCCGCGCACAGGCGGTTGCCGGTAATCTTGATAACCGGAATGACGGCCGATCCGGTCGGCGTGCCGCGCCCCGTCGTGAAGCAGACAAGATGCACGCCGCCCGCGGCCATGCCGGACACGCATTCGATATCGTTGCCGGGAGAGTCCATAAAATAAAGCCCGCCCTTCGGCACCTGCTCTGCATATTCGACGATGCCTTCGATCGGGGCGGTGCCGCATTTGCTGATGCAGCCGAGCGATTTCTCCTCGATCGTGCTGAGGCCGCCCGCGATATTGCCCGGGCTCGGATTGCCGCCGCGCATATCCGCCCCCATCCGCTCGACCTCCTTCTCGAATCGATCGACGATGTGGTACAGATTGTCCGCAATCTCCGGCGTCCGGCACCGTCCGGCCAGCACATGCTCGGCCCCGATTATCTCCGTCGTCTCGCCGATGACAATGGTACCGCCTTCCCCGATAAGCGCATCCGCCGCCACGCCCAGCGCCGGGTTGGAAGCGAGGCCGCTCGTCGCATCCGAGCCGCCGCATTTGACGCCCACCTTCAGCTCGGACAACGGGATGTCCACCTTCTCCATCGCATCAAGCAGAGCCCGCATCTTGCCGGCCAGCTCGACGCCGTACTGGATCGCCTTGACAGAGCCGCCGACGCTCTGGATGTCGAACACCTCGACCGGCTTCCCGGTCTTGCGAATCTCCTCGCCGAGCTGTACCGGATCCACGACCTCGCAGCCAAGACTGACGATGAGCACTCCGCCGACGTTCGGATTTTTCCCCGTGCCGGCCAGCACGTCGAACGTGCGCTCCTTATCGGCGCCGATCTGGCTGCAGCCATGCTGATGCGGGATGGCGACCGTGTTCGGAACAAGCTGTTGAATGCGGTTGCATACCTGATTCGCGCAAATGACCGTTGGGATGATTAGCAGATGATTGCGAATGCCTACCTCGCCATTCGGACGCCGGTAGCCTTGGAATGTCATGCTCATTTATCCGATTCCCCTTCCCTAAGTTGACAAGCTGTCAGAATGAGACCCGCTTACTTGGCCGATGCCGCCTGATCCCCTCGACCGCGGATCCCTTCGATATTGTGCACATGCACATGGCTGCCGACGGGAATGCCGCAGGTCGCCCGGCCGATCACTTCTCCGTATTTGCGCACATGGTCGCCTTCCACGATCGGAACGATGGCCACCTTATGCCCGAAGGGAATCACCTGACTTACCGCAACGGCACGAGTCGCACCCGCAACCTCGCAAGTGACCGCTTCTCCCGGCTGCAATTCCCGCAGCGCCGTCGCCACATGATCGCGTTCATCCATGACGATAACGCTTACACCTTTTTGCATGACCTTCTCGCCCACGCCTGATCCCTCCTTATTTATCCCGATAAGATGACTTTAACTGGAAATGTTATCGTTAACTCAACAATATCATGCGCTCCCTCTTGATGTCAATGTTCTCTATAGCATAAAATATAATCGGTATAATCTATTTTTAAGTTCTGGCGAAAATGGTATAATTAGGACTTCACAAGGGAGCGCAAGACTC contains the following coding sequences:
- a CDS encoding SDR family NAD(P)-dependent oxidoreductase, which encodes MGRLTGRIALVTGGSRGIGEAIVIRLAEEGADIAINYMSEASYDKAVKVQQQVEQLGRKAIVVQADVGSKEEVNRMFDEVEAKLGPVDVLVNNAGIAPFEPFMQVTEETWDRTYNTNVKSIFMCSQRAAKHMIDNRFGKIVNVLSTASLMVTSPVIPHYQSSKAAAHMLTKGMAIELGKFNINVNAVGPSTVDTDMCTEFLAAPGMREKEEQANPMKRLGTARQIGDAVVFLASEEAMQVNGHLLMVDGGLTVKAAQPDDHMER
- a CDS encoding UxaA family hydrolase, with amino-acid sequence MSMTFQGYRRPNGEVGIRNHLLIIPTVICANQVCNRIQQLVPNTVAIPHQHGCSQIGADKERTFDVLAGTGKNPNVGGVLIVSLGCEVVDPVQLGEEIRKTGKPVEVFDIQSVGGSVKAIQYGVELAGKMRALLDAMEKVDIPLSELKVGVKCGGSDATSGLASNPALGVAADALIGEGGTIVIGETTEIIGAEHVLAGRCRTPEIADNLYHIVDRFEKEVERMGADMRGGNPSPGNIAGGLSTIEEKSLGCISKCGTAPIEGIVEYAEQVPKGGLYFMDSPGNDIECVSGMAAGGVHLVCFTTGRGTPTGSAVIPVIKITGNRLCAERMADNMDVDVSGLLEGEYSLQEAGKRIWDEIRAVSSGKLTTAEVLGHAEFSINRIGPSL
- a CDS encoding UxaA family hydrolase; amino-acid sequence: MGEKVMQKGVSVIVMDERDHVATALRELQPGEAVTCEVAGATRAVAVSQVIPFGHKVAIVPIVEGDHVRKYGEVIGRATCGIPVGSHVHVHNIEGIRGRGDQAASAK